Proteins encoded by one window of Methylovirgula ligni:
- the zapE gene encoding cell division protein ZapE translates to MPNILYERYLDRVRRGEFERDPAQEHVVLGLQELATQLAFYRPTRKSAALGWLMGQKQKAAPVRGAYIWGSVGRGKTALMDMFFEETQLSHKRRIHFHGFMADVHARIFAFRQQVKEGRAKGEDPIAPVAEALANESWLLCLDEFTVTDIADAMILARLFKALFEAGVVVVATSNVAPRNLYSDGLNRSLFLPFIDILNAHMDVVELNARTDFRLEKLKGEQVYHVPADAAAHAALTHAFTALTGVEKAGPTTLQYLGRGLRVPQAKNRVARFSFADLCEAPLGARDFLEIAENFHTVIVDDIPTIDKSQTNEAKRFILLIDALYDQQVKLLASAAAEPHELYIAQEGREAFEFSRTVSRLMEMRSAAYLALRHGRLGGAPSGVAET, encoded by the coding sequence CTGCCCAACATTCTTTATGAGCGTTATCTCGATCGCGTCCGCCGCGGTGAGTTCGAGCGTGATCCGGCGCAGGAGCACGTGGTGCTCGGGTTGCAGGAACTGGCGACGCAGCTCGCCTTCTACCGCCCGACGCGCAAGAGCGCGGCGCTCGGCTGGCTGATGGGCCAGAAGCAGAAGGCGGCGCCGGTGCGCGGCGCCTATATCTGGGGCTCGGTCGGGCGTGGCAAGACGGCGCTGATGGACATGTTCTTCGAGGAGACGCAGCTCAGCCACAAGCGACGCATCCACTTTCATGGTTTCATGGCCGATGTGCATGCGCGCATTTTCGCCTTCCGCCAGCAAGTCAAGGAAGGCCGCGCCAAGGGCGAGGATCCGATCGCGCCCGTCGCCGAGGCGCTAGCCAATGAAAGCTGGCTGCTCTGTCTCGACGAATTCACCGTCACCGATATTGCCGATGCGATGATCCTCGCGCGGCTGTTCAAGGCCCTGTTTGAAGCCGGCGTCGTCGTTGTCGCGACCTCCAATGTCGCGCCGCGCAACCTTTACAGCGACGGCCTGAACCGGTCGCTGTTCCTGCCTTTCATCGACATCCTGAATGCTCACATGGATGTGGTGGAACTCAATGCGCGCACCGATTTCCGGCTCGAGAAGCTGAAGGGCGAGCAGGTCTATCATGTGCCCGCCGATGCCGCGGCCCATGCGGCGCTGACGCATGCCTTCACGGCTCTTACCGGCGTTGAGAAAGCCGGCCCCACAACGCTGCAATATCTCGGTCGCGGCCTGCGCGTGCCGCAAGCGAAGAATCGTGTGGCGCGATTCAGCTTCGCCGATCTCTGCGAGGCGCCGCTCGGCGCCCGCGACTTTCTCGAAATCGCCGAGAATTTTCACACCGTTATCGTCGACGACATTCCCACCATCGACAAAAGCCAGACGAACGAGGCCAAGCGTTTCATCCTGCTGATCGACGCGCTCTACGATCAGCAAGTGAAGCTGCTCGCCTCTGCCGCCGCCGAGCCGCATGAACTCTATATCGCGCAAGAAGGCCGCGAAGCCTTTGAATTTTCCCGCACGGTATCGCGCTTGATGGAGATGCGCTCGGCCGCCTATCTTGCCTTGCGGCACGGCCGGCTTGGCGGGGCGCCGAGCGGCGTCGCCGAGACGTGA
- a CDS encoding extracellular solute-binding protein: MTLRLACLLLSLMLLAGAEPAHAGGQVNILGWPDYIDAQVLEDFTKETGIKVVYDTFSSEAALESRLNDSNADYDVVMPTAPLLHRLIEAGLLQKLDKARLQNAKNLWPEIMAQLARDDPGNDHAVNYMWFTAGIAYDADKARERLGDAPPDSWDLVFQPDNLAKFADCGVDVLDDPHTMFALALIYLKRNPATRNLNDLRRAADLLAGLHRNITRFTSTDYVNALGNGDICLAVGWSGDASQARRGADEEDNGTEIGDVTPKEGSVLGLDNLAIPASAPHPAAAYTLIDYLMRPEIAARNSEATGFASGILAAKPLLSKELANDKAVYPDADTMTRLYALTNPDPMVERYITHAWTLIKAAK, from the coding sequence ATGACACTCCGCCTCGCTTGCCTGCTCTTGTCTCTCATGCTGCTTGCCGGGGCTGAGCCTGCCCATGCCGGCGGACAAGTCAATATTCTCGGCTGGCCGGACTATATCGATGCGCAGGTTCTAGAGGATTTCACCAAGGAAACCGGCATCAAGGTCGTCTACGACACTTTTTCGTCGGAAGCAGCTCTTGAAAGCCGGCTGAACGACAGCAACGCCGATTACGATGTCGTCATGCCGACGGCGCCCTTGCTGCACCGGCTGATCGAGGCCGGCCTGCTGCAAAAGCTCGACAAGGCGCGCCTGCAAAACGCGAAGAACCTCTGGCCGGAGATCATGGCGCAACTTGCGCGCGACGACCCCGGCAACGACCATGCCGTGAACTACATGTGGTTCACCGCCGGCATCGCCTATGACGCGGATAAAGCGCGCGAGCGGCTGGGCGATGCGCCTCCCGACTCCTGGGATCTCGTCTTCCAGCCCGACAATCTGGCGAAATTCGCCGATTGCGGCGTCGATGTTCTCGACGATCCGCATACGATGTTCGCGCTGGCGCTGATCTATCTGAAGCGCAATCCGGCGACACGCAACCTCAACGATCTGCGCCGCGCCGCCGATCTTCTCGCCGGCCTGCATCGCAATATCACGCGCTTCACCTCGACCGATTACGTCAACGCTCTGGGCAATGGCGATATCTGCCTTGCGGTCGGCTGGTCGGGGGATGCCTCACAGGCGCGCCGCGGCGCCGACGAGGAAGACAACGGCACCGAGATCGGCGATGTGACACCGAAGGAGGGCAGCGTCCTCGGCCTCGACAATCTGGCGATCCCGGCGAGCGCGCCGCACCCGGCCGCCGCTTATACCCTCATCGATTATCTGATGCGTCCCGAGATCGCCGCGCGCAATAGTGAGGCGACGGGATTTGCCAGCGGCATCCTCGCCGCCAAACCGCTGCTGTCGAAAGAACTCGCCAATGACAAAGCGGTCTACCCCGACGCCGACACAATGACGCGCCTTTATGCGCTGACCAATCCCGATCCGATGGTCGAGCGTTACATCACCCATGCGTGGACGCTCATCAAGGCGGCGAAATAA
- the cobU gene encoding bifunctional adenosylcobinamide kinase/adenosylcobinamide-phosphate guanylyltransferase, which translates to MAEAQGIRSLLVIGGARSGKSRYAQMAAERSGKKPVLIATGEAKDAEMAARIAAHQAERGSHWCTIEAPLALGDALKAAAAPSTIVLVDCLTLWLSNLMLAGGDAAAEGQHLADVIATLAGPVIFVSNEVGSGIVPDNILARRFQDAQGRLNQTIAAACDSVVLVAAGLPLTLKPSAHSASIL; encoded by the coding sequence ATGGCTGAGGCGCAGGGCATCCGCTCGCTGCTGGTGATCGGCGGCGCCCGCAGCGGCAAGAGCCGCTACGCGCAGATGGCGGCGGAGCGATCCGGCAAAAAGCCGGTGTTGATCGCAACCGGCGAGGCGAAAGACGCGGAAATGGCGGCGCGGATCGCCGCGCATCAGGCGGAACGCGGGTCACACTGGTGCACGATCGAGGCGCCGCTGGCGCTTGGCGATGCCCTGAAGGCCGCGGCGGCGCCTAGCACGATCGTCCTCGTCGATTGCCTGACGCTGTGGCTGTCCAACCTGATGCTGGCCGGCGGCGATGCGGCGGCGGAAGGACAGCACCTCGCGGACGTCATAGCCACCCTCGCGGGGCCGGTGATTTTCGTTTCGAACGAGGTCGGGTCCGGCATCGTGCCGGATAATATTCTGGCGCGCCGATTTCAGGATGCCCAAGGGCGGTTGAACCAGACGATCGCTGCGGCTTGCGATAGTGTCGTTCTGGTCGCTGCGGGTCTGCCGCTGACGTTGAAGCCGTCCGCCCATAGCGCATCAATTTTGTAG